The Solanum stenotomum isolate F172 unplaced genomic scaffold, ASM1918654v1 scaffold31565, whole genome shotgun sequence nucleotide sequence TTGTCAAATCTGTCCCAAGAAGACTGTTGGTTGTTGCTCATGCAACGTGCATTTGGATACCAAGAAGAAATAAATCCTAACCTTGTGGCTATCGGAAAGGAGATTGTGAAAAAATGTGGTGGGGTGCCTCTAGCAGCCAAGACTCTTGGAGGTATTTTGCGCTtcaagagagaagaaagagaatggGAACATGTGAGAGATAGCGAGATTTGGAATTTACCTCAAGATGAAAGTTCTATTCTGTCTGCCCTGAGACTGAGTTATCATCATCTTCCACTTGATTTGAGACAATGCTTTGTGTATTGTGCGGTGTTCCCAAAGGACACcgaaatgaaaaaagaaaagctaATTGCTTTCTGGATGGCACATGGTTTTCTTTTATCAAAAGGAAACATGGAGCTAGAGGATGTGGGTAATGAAGTATGGAATGAATTATACTTGAGGTCTTTCTTCCAAGAGATTGAAGTTAAATCTGGTAAAACTTATTTCAGTATGCATGATCTCATCCATGATATGGCTACATCTCTGTTTACAGCTTGCACATCAGGCAGCAATATCCGCGAAATAAATGCCAAAGGTTACTCACATAAGATGTCCATTGGTTTTGCTCAAGTGGTGTCTTCTTACCCTCCTTCCCCCTTGAAAAAGTTTATCTCGTTAAGAGTGCTTAATCTAAGTAAATTAGAACTTAAGCAGTTACCGTCTTCCATTGGGGATCTAGTACATTTAAGATACCTGGACTTGTCTGACAATGGTAGAATTCGTAGTCTTCCAGAGCAGTTATGCAAGCTTCAAAATCTGCAGACTCTTGATCTACAGGATTGCCTGTCACTTTGTTGTTTGCCAAAACAAACAAGTAAACTTGTTAATCTCCGAAATCTTTTACTTGATAACTATTTATTGAAATCTATGCCACCAAGGATAGGATCTTTGACATGTCTTAAGACTCTAGCTTGCTTTGTAGTGGGCGAGAGGAAAGGTTATCAACTTGGTGAACTAGGAAGCCTAAATCTTTATGGCTCGATTAAAATCTCGCATCTTGAGAGAGTGAAGAATGATAAAGATGCAAAAGAAGCCACTTTATCTGCAAAAGAGAATCTGCATTCTTTAAGCATGAGTTGGGATGAACCATATAGATATGAATCAGAAGAAGTCAAAGTGCTTGAAGCTCTCAAACCACACCCCAATCTGACTTCTTTAACGATCAGTGGCTTCAGAGGATTCCGTTTCCCTAATTGGATAAATCACTCAGTTTTGAGAAATGTTGTCTCTATTACAATTAGAGGTTGTGAAAACTGCTCTTGCTTACCACCCTTTGGTGAGCTGCCTTGTCTAGAAAGTCTAATGTTACACTGGGGGTCTGCGGATGTGGAGTATGTTGAAGAAGAGGATATTGATGTTCATTCTGGATTCCCCACAAGAATAAGGTTTCCATCCTTGAGGAAACTTGCTATATGGGACTTTGGTAATCTGAAAGGATTGCTGAAAAAGGAAGGAGAAGAGCAATTCCCTGTGCTTGAAGAGATGATAATTCAGTGGTGCCCTGTGTTTGTTATTCCGACCCTTTCTTCTGTCAAGAAATTGGTAGTTCATGGGGACAAGTCAGATGCAATAGGTTTCAATTCCATATCTAATCTCAGGGCTCTTACTTCCCTCTACATTAGCAGTAACTATGAAACTACTTCACTCCCAGAAGAGATGTTCAAAAACCTTGCAAATCTCAAAGACTTGACTATCTCTGActtcaagaatctcaaagagCTGCCTACCTGCCTGGCTAGTCTCAATGCTTTGAATAGTCTGCAAATTGAATATTGTGAAGCACTAGAGAGTCTCCCAGAGGAAGGGGTGAAAGGTTTAACTTCACTCACTGAGTTGTCTGTCAGTAACTGTCTGATGCTAAAATGTATACTGGAGGGATTGCAGCACCTAACAGCCCTAACAACTTTAATAATTAGTCGATGTCCAATAGTGTTCGAGCGGTGTGAGAGGGGAATAGGACAAGACTGGCACAAAATTGCTCACATTCCTAATCTCTgtaagtaaatatttatttcaatatgaATTGGGCATCAGAAAGCAATGCTATCACTATTTTTTGTGTTCTCACGTTCTGTCCCTCCCttataagttatttaattattttggcTTTGGTATCTTATTTCCCCGCTGAAAACTTGTTGACGTTAATTAATTTGTTGAGAGGGAATGCTGGTTTAATTCCACACCACTAAAATAGTTTCTTAGAACAGCACCCAGCTTATTGATATATAataagttatattattattctGCCCAGCTTATTGATATATAataagttatattattattgtgaaATTTTAATCGCTCCCATAAACAATCTGAGTATATATCATTGAGTTATTTGTAATTGTTTTGTTTGTGTGTCTCTCATTGGATGTCATTTTCTTTTGGAAGCAAATCAACTATTTGTATTATACTTGTTAATGTTGTAATTATTGGCTAACAGTGGTTGAGTGTTTCGGAAGGGAATACGCGAGCAAATTTTCATGAAATTTGACATACCTGTTGTCTCTTTCTTCACTTCTGGTGCTGCAATGGAGTTTGTCGGATGGAAAAATCATGGTGAGATTCGAATTCTTCCTGGATTGCCTGAAACAGAGGAATGATAATAAAGGGATGGAACTGGTGGATTTCTATCACATTGTGGATGGAACTCAACAGCGGAGTCCCAATTTTGGCG carries:
- the LOC125852008 gene encoding putative disease resistance protein RGA1, whose product is MQRAFGYQEEINPNLVAIGKEIVKKCGGVPLAAKTLGGILRFKREEREWEHVRDSEIWNLPQDESSILSALRLSYHHLPLDLRQCFVYCAVFPKDTEMKKEKLIAFWMAHGFLLSKGNMELEDVGNEVWNELYLRSFFQEIEVKSGKTYFSMHDLIHDMATSLFTACTSGSNIREINAKGYSHKMSIGFAQVVSSYPPSPLKKFISLRVLNLSKLELKQLPSSIGDLVHLRYLDLSDNGRIRSLPEQLCKLQNLQTLDLQDCLSLCCLPKQTSKLVNLRNLLLDNYLLKSMPPRIGSLTCLKTLACFVVGERKGYQLGELGSLNLYGSIKISHLERVKNDKDAKEATLSAKENLHSLSMSWDEPYRYESEEVKVLEALKPHPNLTSLTISGFRGFRFPNWINHSVLRNVVSITIRGCENCSCLPPFGELPCLESLMLHWGSADVEYVEEEDIDVHSGFPTRIRFPSLRKLAIWDFGNLKGLLKKEGEEQFPVLEEMIIQWCPVFVIPTLSSVKKLVVHGDKSDAIGFNSISNLRALTSLYISSNYETTSLPEEMFKNLANLKDLTISDFKNLKELPTCLASLNALNSLQIEYCEALESLPEEGVKGLTSLTELSGIREQIFMKFDIPVVSFFTSGAAMEFVGWKNHGEIRILPGLPETEE